A window of Caretta caretta isolate rCarCar2 chromosome 13, rCarCar1.hap1, whole genome shotgun sequence contains these coding sequences:
- the LOC125622627 gene encoding olfactory receptor 5V1-like: MERRNQTVLEEFIILGFSSLREMRPSLFSGFLFTYLFTLFGNTCIIILVLVDQRLHTPMYFFLGNLAFLDICSTTTTIPQMLVHLLSERSNISFKGCALQLYFFFSFMGTECLLLAAMAFDRYVAICNPLCYTLIVNKSICLQLAAASWVTGFLNSAIHTVFTFWLPFCGDNRIDYFYFYCDIPPLLELSCGDTSLNKLLLLCIGLFIAWTPFACILLSYTYIISTILKMPSSKGKRKAYSTCSSHLTVVLLYYGSSIFSYLRPSSRHTSDSARLISVLYSVLTPMLNPIIYTLRNKDVKVALTYMIHRM; encoded by the coding sequence ATGGAGAGAAGAAATCAAACTGTGTTGGAGGAGTTCATCATCCTGGGATTTTCCAGCCTCCGGGAGATGCGACCCTCACTCTTCAGTGGGTTTTTGTTTACTTACCTCTTTACCCTATTTGGGAACACCTGCATCATCATCCTTGTTTTGGTGGACCAGAGACTCCACACTCCCATGTATTTCTTTCTTGGGAACCTGGCCTTTCTGGACATCTGttctaccaccaccaccatcccccAGATGCTGGTTCATCTCCTCTCTGAGAGGAGCAACATCTCCTTCAAGGGCTGTGCGCTGCAACTTtacttcttcttctccttcatgGGCAccgagtgcctcctgctggcagcCATGGCCTTTGACCGCTATGTTGCCATCTGTAATCCGCTGTGTTACACACTGATTGTCAACAAAAGCATTTGCCTCCAGCTGGCAGCTGCCTCCTGGGTAACTGGCTTCCTTAACTCTGCAATACACACAGTCTTCACCTTCTGGTTACCCTTCTGTGGAGACAACCGTATTGATTACTTCTACTTCTACTGTGATATCCCGCCACTGCTGGAACTGTCATGTGGGGACACCTCTCTCAACAAACTCCTGTTGCTCTGCATTGGCCTCTTCATAGCCTGGACCCCCTTTGCCTGCATCCTTCTATCATACACTTACATCATCTCAACTATACTGAAGATGCCTTCTTCCAAAGGGAAGAGGAAGGCATACTCCACCTGTTCGTCCCACCTGACTGTGGTCCTTCTGTACTATGGCAGCTCTATCTTCTCCTACCTGAGACCCAGTTCAAGACACACATCAGATAGCGCCAGACTGATCTCCGTGTTATATAGCGTCTTAACACCAATGTTAAACCCAATTATTTATACATTGCGAAACAAGGATGTGAAAGTAGCTTTGACATACATGATACATAGGATGTGA